GAGCTCTCGCCTCCAGGTAAGCCTTCATTTCTTGTGGGTACCCCCCCTCGCTATGCTTCTCCTCATATCTTGTTCCCAGTAACGGGTCTAAAAAGCGACCGAGTTCAAACAAGAGGaatctctgtgctgctgccgtATGCGAGTCCAGGAAGGGGTTGGCCGGCTCAGCCCAGTCCGCATGTAGTGCGAGTGATACcattcctctctgctctctgtattGTCCCTTCTCATATGACCTCCACGCTTTCGCATGAGCCAGAAGAAGATTGTGAGCTGCTTGATGCTTTTCTTTCCCATCAGAATAAACATCTACGAGTCTGTTCGGCTCATTGATGGTGATCCAGTATCCAACCCAGGGCCCCAGCTGCTCGTAGCACAGAGCTGCATATTCCTGAAAAGCTTCTACTGTGCTGTGGTTGAGCCAACCCCCAGAGGCATGGATTTGAACTGGCAAACCCAGATTTGGAGCTCTGTGTGTGGGGTAGTAGAGGATCACGACTGCCTCCAGGTTTAGCTTCTTGAGCTCGGTCAGGACACAGCGGTAGTACCTTTCAGATGTAATAACAAAGGGGAAACAAAATTTAGAATTATGAATTAAAGACTGACTCAGATAAAGACAGTGGGGCTCATCTTTAAATCCAAATTGGCGCTGGATGTTGGGATGACTGAAACTGTGACAGATCATGTTGACGtgcatgtatttattatttacctcAAAGCCTCGGAGTTCACCTGAGAGAGGTCACCATGGGGTAAAATCAGAGACCAGTTTAGGGCGAAGCGGTAGTGAGATGCCCCAGTGGATGCGAACAAGCGAAGGTGACCACGAATCGCCAAATAGTCAGTGCACTGGGCTGGTCTAATGCGGAGCTTCACCCCTGGGACGGGACGCAATGATCCGTCTCCCGTCAGGTTCCAGCTGTACAGATGTGGGTCAGTAAACTGTGGTGAGAAAGGGTTGAAGTGGACCTGCCACAACATAAAAGACAAAGTCAAAGTGGTAGGAACCATTATTAAGCATTTTCTTCAGCAAAATCCCCCTCTTGTCCTCTCACCTGTAAAGTGGAGTCAGCAATACCCCAGTGAAAGTCACACGGGAAACGACCCTTGACCTCACTGGAGGTTTCACCTTTGAGGAAGCCGTTGTCAGCGACAACACGTTTGTAGTACAGAGCAGACGTCTTGGGGGTCCTGGTTGGGTTTGATTGGCTGAAGTCAATGTAGAAAAGGCCTCTTCTGACAGTGTAGCCATAATTCCACTCAAATCCATCCACCAAAGACCAGGCGACGTAGCCAAACACCTGCACACCATCGAACTTAATCGCTGTAACAGAAAAGACAGCAATAATAGAGACAAACGGATTTAACATATTTATGTTATGATTtcattacattattttgatCTTTCCAGTTCTTCGATTACCTTGCAGGACCTGGTTGATAAAACTCTTCATCAGATAAATGGACACTGTGTCCTCCCTTCCCACCCCTGCTTCAGAGAACCAGCCTCCCTCAGCCACCAGCACACTCAGGTCCCCATACTCCAGCTTTATCCAGCTCAACATGCGCCTCAGGTCTGGGGTCACAGTCTGCCCATACTGGATCAGGGTCCGACCCAGACGGAGGTTGTAAGGCCCGAAGGAGAGAGCGAAAAAGTCGGCTGTTTTCTGCACCCAGAGCTTCTCCTCAGGGGTGAACGTGGGCAGGAGGGCCCCATGCTTGGATCTGAAAGACACCGGATAGTCCCCGTCTCCAAAGATGGGGTTGGAAAACCAGCCGAGCACAGCCTCTATTGACTCCTGGCACAGCTCAACGTTGGCAGCTGTGGCCTGGCCGCTCTGAGGTTCGATCCAGTGGGATCCCAGAACAATGGATACTTTACCCCTCTGAGTTGGGCGAAAGTGGGTGTTGTAGGTGTGCCATGCTTTGGCATGTGCCTGAAAATCATAGAAGACATATTATGATGCACTGCACAGTGATCTAAAGCAAAATCACCATTATATAATAGTAGATTTTCTTTGACAACATTGCATGTAGCAGTAAAAAAGCACAGGTGTAGATCTGTttcttaaagatgtttttaggggcattttgcatttattgacaggacaggaattttaatttttttttaaaaagtgcattcTTGTATCAAAGGCTGCACAATCTTCAATCTTCTATATtgaataaattagaaaaaacaaacatttggatCCAGCCCAGAATCATTGTAGCTCTGCAAATGATTTATTCCTCCTCCATAAACTGACCTAACTTTCTACCCTCATTCTTTAGATGTCATGCAAACCAACAAGTGGGACCAGAGTCATGACTTCCTCGGTGGAgtcattatgaaaacaaatctattAGACTCATAGAATTGTTTTTTGCTTGTGCTTTCTTCTGTGCTCAACACTCGACTGCACAATCATAAGTGATTATTAATGAAGCATATCTCCATGACTTCCTGTCACATGCTGCTTCTCTCCAGCACAGAAGTGCTGATGTGGTGGACTTTGACACCAATTAATCTTTCCTGTTTACCGATCACAAACCTGTTGAAACGAAATATGACAAGCTGATCTTTTAAAAGTTGTATTAGAGGTAAGCTTTGCATCAGTGTATGTTACAATGCAATAAAACGTGTCATTGATTTAACTTGATTGCTTGAACAAAATATGAGAGCAAGGGTCTCGTCTGTGTTAGAATCACTGTCTTATGACCTCAAAATCAATTGGACGATGCAAATATTCAATGTCATAAACTGATAAAAGTTGCACAAGTTCAAAGTTTACAGACGGCCTGCACTATGAGATACATTTTCTTATACAGCCCAGCAGCAGAACAGGCTCCAGTCTAACTTACCCTGATCAGGTTGTGGGCCACGATAAGAGAAGCAGAGGGACCCCCTGTCTCTCCAGGGGCGTGCACACCTGTCCCGTACCCCTGCACAGCCACCAGGTAGGGGTTATGCATCGTGAGCCAGTATCTTACACGACTCCCAAATGTGTGGAAACAAAAGGCAGCATACTCCTCGAACAGTCCCACCAGTGTGTCATTCTTCCAGCCTCCATATCGCTCCTGCAGGGCCTGTGGCAGGTCCCAGTGATGCAGAGTGACGATGGGCTCGATTTTCTTCTCCAGAAGCCTCTCTATGAGGCGGCTGTAATGCTCCACAGCGGCCCTGTTGGGCTGGCTCCTGGCGTTCCCATCAGGAAACAACCTGGgccatgagagagagaaggagtatGATCTCACACCCAGCAACTCCAGAGCCTTGACATCTTCTTCCCAGTGAGTGTAGCCATCACTGGCCACATTGGGAGCCTCGGTTGCCAAATCACCACTGACAGATGAGTGGGTGAAATGGTCCCAAATGGAGGCTCCCTTCCCCTCCTGGTCCCAGGCTCCTTCTGTCTGGAAGGCAGACGTCCCTGAGCCCCAGAGGAATCCTGAGGGGAAGGTGTCATGAAGGAAAGACTGGGCTTTGATGGGGTCTGGCTTGGGCTGCTGCCAAATCTCCCTGCCCTCCCCAGGAGAACAGGCGGCCTTGTTCCAGCAACACACCGACAGCAGGGTGCACAGCGAGAGCCACTgaagtgtgtgaggaggaggatggttcAGCATGCTGAGGGAGTCCACCTTGTTTCAGAGTTCCACTTGAAGGAGATAACTGGTGTCAGTCAGAGCAGCTGCTCTGTTCAAAACCCCTCCTGTGATTGACAGAAGATCCATAATGGTGTTGAAGGAAGGGAGAGGAATGATCACAGCCAGGAGAGAGGGACAAGTGAGGCTCTAAAGGTGCTGCAGTATCCATCTGACAACCTGGTCACACTTCCTTATCGCTCCCTCAGCCCCTCCCGACCACATCATGTCCACACATACAGCGGCTGacttacatcacacacacacaagctcttaTTACTACACTTCTGGGTGGGTTTCAGGTGAATTATTTTCACCTgtaattcaaaacaaaaaacgcAGGCATCCCTCGGTTATatcatcaaatcaaaaagaATGTTTAAGGAGAGGAATGACACttgtgaagacacacacacagacacacacactgtaaacattgCTGTAAAGAAGGCTCTTCAGTCAATAATTACCTTGTACTCTGATCTTAGCCCGATAACAGAGTTCACATTTCGGTcccacaaacacatacagattttttttctgctcacaTTTCATTCAAGGGATTACATTTTTTCCACTACAAGTTCACACTCCAGATGTATTAGGTGCATACCGACATACAGTCCccatatgaaaccacatttaaattcactagatccttttttatttcattttaatgtggatctgcaccaaattgcacacactggtaaatatcagtctcctaaatatgtgtgtttctttccatcaagaaatgaatgatgaattattctgtgaggAGAAATCAACCAATAATtgaatgttgaaaaacagattTCCTGACTTATAACACATCTGTCCACCACTCCaccctgtagtttttgtgtaatcctgctgactaacagacaGTCAAACCCAGATGAGAACACAACCTCCTTGATGGGGATGACAATATAAACAAGAGCAGCctgataaaaaaatacagatgcGCACAAAGGCTATTATCTTGTTGTCTTATGGCCTGGAGCAGTGAAGCATGTCCACACGCTTCTTCCAAGATTTGATCAAACCTCGCCAGGTGAGAACAGTCACACCAGCTCATATGACCTTATTCAATTTAGCTCCACTTATGTGAGTAACTGGACCAAGCGAAAAGCAGAGGGACCAGACTAAAAACATTGATGGGAAGTGTGCGTGTACATCTGTCTGTACACACTCTGTGATTAAGCCTCCCGGTCACTAGAAAACTGCATCAAAAAGCTCCTGTCCCTGTGCTCGTTCATCAGGGCAGTGTGTGCAGCTGTCCAGAGTAAACAGCGTAGTTACCCAGGTTACGCTCTGCGACGAGGCATCAGTAGGATAAATCTGTTGTGTTAGGACATAGTCATTTCCCACCCAGACTGACCTCAGTGTGGTCACTGTGGTTCAGAGATTATGATCCAGATATACTGAGCAGCATTGTGACTGGATAACAGTATGTTTGCATCAGTATATATACATTGTTTcataaaagacataaaagaaaaagtacaaagGAGACAAACCGGTGTTTTGCAGTAAAGTACGATTGCCCTGTTTGTCAAGTTATTCAgatttaattacattaattCTTAAAACTTCGTCTCACTTTCTGCACGTGATGATATAATCTCGTTCAACATGTATCTCATCACGAGAACAGTAAATCCTCTCCCTGAGGGCAGATTTAGGGAAGTAAATAGAGGATGTagaagagagaaatgtgtgatTGGTCTGAGAATAGCTttcgtgtctgtgtctgttccCCTCAGCGTTGATATGCACTGTAACGGCAGCAGAGAGCGAAGAGAAGAGACGAGCAGAGGCACATCCTCCGACTGCAGTAAGTTTTTTTActcagttttcattttccacccTCTGAGATTTCAAACCTCTGCAACTGACATTTCTCTGGACTTGAAAACATGAGCACAGATTTGCACCTGCTGAAACTATAGCAACTAATTAAACTCTCAACAAACTATAAACACTGCCGGAAAATCCATCTGACCTCAGTACAGGTTAGTGCCCTtttggtttgtctctgtattaAACTGTtgaaaatatagtttttattattctttattaataataataatcgataaatacattttcattttaccaGCATATAGTCTCTTACAACTGACATGTCATCTTGTCATATATAGCAGAGTATTAAAAACCCAACATGCAGACGACAGGTGaggtttttaaatcataatGGTTCAAACTGTGACTTGTTTGAAAAGTTTGAAACCAAGTGAGCAAGGGGCCAAAAATAGTAATAAACGCAGTGCTGCTCCCTGTtggtcatatttaaaaacagcaacaattCTTCCTTTGACAGAACAGAGCCATAGTAAAAATAACATACTTTTACACCAAATGTCGCACGAGAGATAGTTATTGGTAGTTTTCCAACAGAAACTGTGTAACGAAGGTGGGGTGACATAACTTACTACGTTTCCATATCACCTAAGTagatcaaaatttaaaaaattatATCAGAAGCACTTTAATCCAATATAGAGAGGTGTGTCCTCTTTGTCCAGGGTAATAATATAATCCAGTATTAGTTTGCAGTTAGTGGTTCACATATCAGAAgcaataaaatctaaaaagaaaaataggtGTGTCCTGTTTGTCTAGGGTAGCAATACAATTTTGCATTAGTTTGGAGTCATtgggtcacatgacatggaAGCTATTGATagaaatgtcagttttttttgAATTATCAATATGAGGATAGCAATAATATCCAAATatattatgaaatatatatatatgatataaatataagttGGAGTCCGTTATCAAAACCAATGCTGATCCCCCCCAATTCAAACAGGAATTTATTGATGGTCCCTAAGTGAAAGACCTGTGATCCAGGCTGAATGTCTGTCTGGGAGGACATGGCTGAATAGACAGGTTTTCAAAGGGGATGAATTATTGATCATTTTGGTTTATAGGGATTGGAATCCCCCTTCATCCACCTACTGACCATATGAATCTATATAAAATGAAACCCATAGCCTACAAGGGATACTTACATTTGTGATATGTGTTTAACGGGGGGATGCATAATACTAAATTTATCTCTGACAGTTTATTCTCAAAGAAAACACTTCCTGTTATGTCCAAGCAGAAGACGCCGCAGGTCACATGAGGgaagaaaaaattataataactttaCATAAAGTCTGTGAGATGAACAATGATAACACTGATTTATCTCCTTACTGTTGTCCAGGAAAAAAATGAGGCCGACGACTGAGGCCCTCTGGGCGGCACTCATGTTGGCGGGACTCCAGCAGCTCACCTCACTCGCCTCATCACCTGACAGCAGCGTGGACCTCTCGTCCCAGAACCTCTCCTCAGTCCCCAGAGACCTGCCTCAGGGGGTTGAGTTTTTAGATCTGTCACACAACCACATACAGCAACTTCACCAAGGAGACTTTAAAAACACCACCCTCCTGAGGCGCCTGAATGTGTCGTGCAACAGTTTGGAGGGGATAGATCCAGGGACGTTCCTCGACACTCCACTCCTGGAGGATCTGGACCTGTCCCACAACAGGCTGAGGAACCTGGCGGGTCAGCAGTACCTCCTGCACACAGGAAATCTCCTGTCGTTGAATCTGACCTGGAACTCGTTCGTCACAATGACACTGGGGGATTCTTTCAGTTCCCTGGCGAAACTGGAGAGATTGGCACTTGCGgcagaaaacatcagtgtggGTGATTTCAAGAGCATCGCTGAAAAGAAACTGCAAACGCTGACACTTTGTCTGGGGGATGAGTTGGGTTATGAGGCTGGCAGCCTGAAGGACATTCACGCTCAAAGGCTTCAGATAGCCTCCACCAGTAGTAAGATTGTGGACCGTGGCCTGTATTCTGATGCTCTGTCATTCTTTGACGAAGTGGAGTTGATGAATTTGACAGGTGGCTACAGGGAACTTAGTGAGCAGCTTAGCCAGAGGGTAGAAATCCGCActtctcatcttcatctcaCCAACATATCAGTCAAATGGCACGACTTAACTCACTTTGTCAATGTGATTCTGCAAACATCTATCACCCATTTGAGCAGCTCTGATGTGGCCCTGTATGATTTGCCTTATGTAGACACTAAGGTGACCCAGAAGTCTAGAATGAAATCCTTTTCGAGTAGAAGGATTGTGGTGaagtctttctttttctcacaggAGGCCGTATACAACTTCTTCATCAATATACCTGTGAAGAGTTTCTCAGTCACAGAGACTCCAATCATACACATGACCTGCCCAAAGTCACTGAGTCCAATGCTCCAGCTGGATTTCTCCTACTGTGCTTTATCGGACACCATCTTCTCCATGGTGGAGAAACAGCAAACTGTTGAGTGTCAGACTCTCAGTAACGTGAGAAAACTGATTCTGGTCAGCAACAATCTCAAGAGTCTCCAGTTGCTGAGCCAACGCATGCAACACA
The Hippoglossus stenolepis isolate QCI-W04-F060 chromosome 7, HSTE1.2, whole genome shotgun sequence genome window above contains:
- the klb gene encoding beta-klotho, whose product is MLNHPPPHTLQWLSLCTLLSVCCWNKAACSPGEGREIWQQPKPDPIKAQSFLHDTFPSGFLWGSGTSAFQTEGAWDQEGKGASIWDHFTHSSVSGDLATEAPNVASDGYTHWEEDVKALELLGVRSYSFSLSWPRLFPDGNARSQPNRAAVEHYSRLIERLLEKKIEPIVTLHHWDLPQALQERYGGWKNDTLVGLFEEYAAFCFHTFGSRVRYWLTMHNPYLVAVQGYGTGVHAPGETGGPSASLIVAHNLIRAHAKAWHTYNTHFRPTQRGKVSIVLGSHWIEPQSGQATAANVELCQESIEAVLGWFSNPIFGDGDYPVSFRSKHGALLPTFTPEEKLWVQKTADFFALSFGPYNLRLGRTLIQYGQTVTPDLRRMLSWIKLEYGDLSVLVAEGGWFSEAGVGREDTVSIYLMKSFINQVLQAIKFDGVQVFGYVAWSLVDGFEWNYGYTVRRGLFYIDFSQSNPTRTPKTSALYYKRVVADNGFLKGETSSEVKGRFPCDFHWGIADSTLQVHFNPFSPQFTDPHLYSWNLTGDGSLRPVPGVKLRIRPAQCTDYLAIRGHLRLFASTGASHYRFALNWSLILPHGDLSQVNSEALRYYRCVLTELKKLNLEAVVILYYPTHRAPNLGLPVQIHASGGWLNHSTVEAFQEYAALCYEQLGPWVGYWITINEPNRLVDVYSDGKEKHQAAHNLLLAHAKAWRSYEKGQYREQRGMVSLALHADWAEPANPFLDSHTAAAQRFLLFELGRFLDPLLGTRYEEKHSEGGYPQEMKAYLEARARVMGLPESPLPSFTDTEKEELRGALNFIALNHFTTRLVSPYPHTQAGSQQKKQPPDHDCLTLSDPTWPSSSLGQAIVPWGLRSILNWVSHRYGDALPIIVTASGVDDQAPGEDKLRQHYLRSYLQESLKARQLDGVNLQGFYMWKLQDRHVPQFGLFTSTHHQSKAKASVAVYREIITHSGFPEDDTALTCRFSELHERCSVCAWMLKNKTMLFFGGCLLITAVMLAALVISVIVAKRNQARGGGRRTDRMHRRRRREGVPVFLCPPVVKCKR
- the tlr1 gene encoding toll-like receptor 1; this encodes MRPTTEALWAALMLAGLQQLTSLASSPDSSVDLSSQNLSSVPRDLPQGVEFLDLSHNHIQQLHQGDFKNTTLLRRLNVSCNSLEGIDPGTFLDTPLLEDLDLSHNRLRNLAGQQYLLHTGNLLSLNLTWNSFVTMTLGDSFSSLAKLERLALAAENISVGDFKSIAEKKLQTLTLCLGDELGYEAGSLKDIHAQRLQIASTSSKIVDRGLYSDALSFFDEVELMNLTGGYRELSEQLSQRVEIRTSHLHLTNISVKWHDLTHFVNVILQTSITHLSSSDVALYDLPYVDTKVTQKSRMKSFSSRRIVVKSFFFSQEAVYNFFINIPVKSFSVTETPIIHMTCPKSLSPMLQLDFSYCALSDTIFSMVEKQQTVECQTLSNVRKLILVSNNLKSLQLLSQRMQHMKSLQHLDLSLNSLYYEGTDECVWPPNITNMTLSSNRLTDSVFKCLPEGTETLDLQNNQVSVVSSSIFKMENLKSLNLIANRLRDLPVCHGFPKLNELLLRSNSLHAPSVRRLDTCPELRTLDVSYNPFTCTCALRGFIRLGIESERNNSHTGIELLSWPVEYYCTYPEDARDTILKDIWIPEVTCNVGILAATILCPAVVVILAVVTLCHRLDIPWYMGMIWKWTRAKHRARTRQVRPEDLIGVEFHAFVSYSQHDTDWVHDSLLPNLEGPAGGLRICLHEKHFVPGKTVVENIIGCVEKSRRSLFVLSAHFVKSDWCHYELYFASHQRLSRGSDSIVLVLLEPLPQYTIPSKYYQLKAMMGRHTYLEWPQDMAKHRLFWVNLRAALQADLPNAPVTEIE